AAAAGCTGTTCAGGAATCGCTGCACAATTCACAGCCACAAACGGCCCACGGGAGCGAGGACTTAAACTGTGAATAAGGTGAGCCAACACTTCCTTGCCCACCCCCGTCTCTCCTGTCACAAGAACGGTAGAGTCCACGCCGGCATACTTCTTTACTTTATTCAGGGTTTGTTGGAAAACTGGGCTTTGACCGACCACATCCCTTAATTGATAACGGGTGACATGTCCTTTGTGGTATAACTTTTGACGGATTTCCTGTTCTTGTTTTTGAAATTGGCTTAATTCATTAAACGTGCACAACACACCAATCACATTCATATTGAAATGGATTGGGACCAAATGACCAATCAGTTTCAGAGGATGCATATCGATAATTTGGTTCAGTCTCTCTTCACCGCTTTGAAGCACCTCAGTCATCTTGAAGGAAGGAAGTACTTTGTCAATCGGCCGGCCCTTAACCGACTGAGCGGAAAGATTGAGCAGCCTCTCAGCCGCTGGGTTGAATACGGTGACCGCCCCCTGTTGATCGATGGCGATCACCCCTTCTGTAATAAAATCCAATACCGTCTGCAATTGCTCTGTTTGAGCAACCTCTTTGCGCCGAACTGAAATAAGCTGCTCCGCTTCGCAGATGGCCTGGATAATCGATTCGATCCCACTGGACAAAATCACTGTGGAAATGGGTCGCCCTTTCACACTTTTTACTCTGTTTACATAAACGGATTTGCCGATTAATACATCGATCCCTTCCTGCAGAAGAGCCTCAACGGCTGATTCTACATCCTCCAATGAGTAAATAGTGTATTTTTTAATCTTGCAATTAAAAATAGCCTCTAAACTTTCAACTCCGCGCAAAACCTCTTCAGTATCCGCAATTCCAATCCGTCCACCCAAAGCAGTTGCTTGCACATAGGCACGAAGCAAGTCATATCCTGAAATGGGAATAGAGACAACTGGGATAGAGAGGTTAGCTTCACTGATCTTCCATGCCGCAGTGCCCCGGCTGATAATCACTTCTGCCCCATTTCTTTCTGCTTCTTTCGCTCTCGTGACCGCCTCATCGACCGAACAGGTTATAATAGGAATCTCTTTCCCTAATGTTTCACACGCTTTGTTCGCAGTTTGAGCCAGCTCTTCGAATGGTGCGATGATGACGATGGAAGCCATACCATTCCCCCATTTTCACCAATTAAACTTGAGCAAAAGGATTTTCTACCTTTTCATAGTGATGATCAGCCCAGTAGCGTTGGGCTGCCTCGACAGCTGTACCAAATTTCACATCATAACCAATAACATGTAATCCCAGCTCCAACGTGCTGAGCATTTTGAGTACATCGGCGGTATCTGTATAGCCCATATGTCCAAGCCGGAGTAACTTGCCTTTTAATTGACCCAATCCTCCGCCTACTGCTACATGAAAGGTCTGTCTCAGCATTTTGCGGAATTCATTTGCATCGTACCGGTCAAAAATGACAGAAGTGAGTGTAGGACTGGCTGCATGGTCTTCCACTAGAAGAGGAAGTCCCAGAGCGCGTACTCCGGCACGGGTCATTTCGCGCAAACAAGCATGACGTTTATAGGCGTTTTCGATCCCTTCCTCAGCAATCATCTTGCAAGATTGGAGCAATCCATTGACCAGAGCGATATTAGGGGTATAGGGGGTGTGTCCTCCTGGCAACAAGTCCCGGTACTTTTTCAAATCAAGATAAAATGATGGACATTGATGTTGATCCATGACTCGCCAGGCTTTTTCGCTCACAGTGACGAGAGCAATACCTGGGGGGAGCATCAAGGCTTTTTGCCCTCCTGTTGCCACCACATCCAAATGCCAATCATCCATATACAGAGGGGTCCCGACGATCGAACTGACCGCATCCACAACCAGCACAGCATCGTAATTTTTCACGATAGCCCCAATCGATTGAATGTCATTGATCGCTCCTGTAGAAGTTTCACAATGAGTGACAAAGACTGCTTTCACTTCAGGGTTAGCATCAAGAGTGCGCCGCACATCTTCTGGGTCTATGATCTGGCCCCATGGAGCATCGATGCGAATCACCTTGGCCCCAATATGCTCGGCGATCCCCACCAGATACTCGCCAAAGTAGCCGATGACACAAATGACAATTGTATCTGCAGGACCCACCAAATTGACCATGGCCGTCTCAAGGGCTGAAGCCCCGCTTCCACACAGCAAATAGACATCGTTTTCCGTTTGAAACACCATTTTGGAAGCTTCGGAGGCCTCTTTCAGCACTTCCTGGAATTCCTCATTCCGATAATCCATCATAGGGTGATCAAACGAACGCAATATTGTTCTCTGTATTTCCCGCGGCACTTGAACGGGACCGGGTAAGCGTAAATCCATCTTTTCACCAAACATGCTATCACTCTCCTTTTCCTTGTCACTCGTTTTTAACTCAGGTTCTTCGAAAAATTTTATTGCAAGATCCATGCCAAATTTTGATGGCGTTCAAAACCCTGTCACAATAAGTGATTCACTTCCTCTCAACTTGGAGTTGAAACAATTCTTTTTTTGATATGTTTCATAATTGAACAGCAAATTAAATGTTTTGTTTCAATTTTAAACTTTTTTTCTTACATTGGCTAGACCGATAGCCTCAATAAACCAAGGGGGGCGGCACATATCCTCCAGCTAAGCCCCAAAGGTTTGATTTTCCCGTTTTCTTCTGCTTAACAAACTCTTGATTAAAGGATAAAAGAGCGACAACAAGGCTAATACGATCAAAGTGGCACTGATGGGACGGTTGAAAAAGACCAGAAAATCACCACCCGCCATTTGAACTGCCCGACGGAATTGGTCTTCAGCCAAGGGACCCAATACCACCCCAAGGACAATGGGGGCAATGGGGAATTTGGCCTTTTCCAAGAAGTAGCCTAAAACCCCAAAAGCAAACATCACCCACAGATCAAATACATTGTTGCGGATGGCAAATGTGCCTATGATGCAGAACATCAAAATCACAGGACCTAAATAGTAATATGGGATTTTGAGCACCTGGGCAAAGAGCATGATGAACGGCTTGGCTAACACCAAAATAAAAATAATAGAGAGCAACAGACCGATAAAAATACTGTAAACCAACTGTGAATTATTGGTGATCAGGAGAGGACCGGGCTGTATGCCGTGTAAGATGAAGGCTCCCAGGATGACAGCAGTGGTGGCACTTCCCGGTATGCCTAAAGCAAGCAGGGGGACCATTGCGCCCATGGCCGCCGCATTATTTCCCGACTCAGGTGCTGCAATCCCTTCCGGAACACCTGTGCCAAATTTTTTGGGGTGTTTAGACCAGCGAACGGCCTCACTGTAACACATCATCGCTGCGGTGGTTGCACCCGCGCCAGGCAGTATACCTATCATTGTACCGATAATAGAGGACCGGCCAATCGTGGCGGTTAAACTTTTAATCAGATTTAGCCCTGGAATCTTAGAGGTCACCTTTTTGATTTGTTCTTTAATGGCGTGATCTTGTTGGGCCCGGCGCAAGACTTCCGATACGGCAAATAATCCGATCAAGATCGGAATAAAATTAATCCCGCCTGTCAGCTTGGGCATGTCAAACGTGAAACGTTGAACGCCGGACATGGAGTCAATCCCTATAGTGGCGATAAACAGGCCAAACAGAACACCGATTAGTCCTTTGATTACCTGCTTGTTACTCAAGGCGGCAACAACGGTTAATCCCAAAAAGGCCAAAGCAAAGTATTCAGGTGCTGCAAATTCCAAAGCCACTTTGGCTAAATACGGCGTGAGGAAAATTAAGATCAACGTTCCGATCAAGCCGCCTGAGGCGGAACTGAAAATGGCAATCCCCAATGCTTTTCCCGCTTCTCCCCTGCGAGCCATCGGGTACCCGTCAAAGACAGTAGCGACCGCCTCCGGTGCCCCAGGTGTGCGGAACAAAATGGCACTGATTGAACCGGAAAACACAGCAGTGGCATAGATGGCTGTCAGGATGAGAAAGGCAGAAGTGGTATCCATCCCATATGTGATCGGAATAAGAATAATAACAAGCATGGTGCCGCTGATCCCCGGAGTAGCACCGCCAAAAAAACCAATCAGGACACCGAAAAACAAGGCAATCAGATAGATTGGGTGTAGTACATTAAGCAAACCCGCCAAGAGCTCGGCAAACATGCACCCATCCTCCTTTTTTCACTAATCTCTCTTAATAGTTAGTAGAAAAACAGGCTGAGTTCCCTGAAGAAGCCAACCCCTCTGGGCAAAGGTAAATGAAGGAGCTTGGTAAAAATAAACACAAAAACAGCGGTGCTGATAACAGAGGCTCCCAACAACGGAATCCATTTTTTCACACCCATCACCCAAGAGACGACGAGAATGAACAATAAAGAGGCGAGAATAAAGCCTAGGTAAGGAAGGGTGATAATAAACACCGTTAAGGACAATATGATCGCCCATAACCGAAAAGGATACTTCAGTTCTGGTTCATATACGGATACATGTTCTTCTTCCTCTACTGTTTGCTCGGTCTCAGTTTGACCAGATTCCCGTTTTTGCATGCGGGCTTCTATCAATGTTTTGGCCAATAGAATGATGCCCAGCACTAACATCAGACTCAAGATAAACGTGGGCCAAAAGTTTGGTGGAACAGCCGTTTGAGCACGCGAATCAGGAATCTGAATGGCCTGAATCAGGAAAAAGAATGAAAACACGATGGTCACAATGGCGATGACCAAGTTGGATTTCATACGTCTACCTCCCTGTTCAAGTTCTTAAAGCTTAGAAGCAAAAGGAAAAAGAGGAAGGTCCTCTTTTTCCTACTCTTCCAGGCTTTTGATAATCTCGGTATAGGTTTCAATCTGTTCAGCTAACAGCGCCCGGTAATCTTCAGCATTTAACCATCCCTCTCTTAGATGTAAAAATGAATTTTGTTCATATTCCTTATAGCCAGGGCGGTCCTTTGCTTCTTCTAAAGCTTTTTCCAAAATTTCAACAATTTCTTGAGGGGTATCACCATGAACCATAATACCGCGGGAAAGCCCGTCTGTTAAATTGATTCCTATTTCAACAGTAGTCGGAATATCTGGGAACTCATCCACTCGTTCTTCAGCAAATACAACCAGGGGGATGATTTCTTCAGTTCTGATATAGTCAATGGTGGGCCCGAACTCTTCAAACTGGGCATCAATATGTCCTCCCAGGAGCGCCGCATGCATTTCCCCTGCGCCCTCAAAAGGAACATAATTCAGCTCAATTCCAGCTTCTTGTTCAAAGCGACGAACAGTAAGCTCATCAAAAGCTCCGGCACCTGTTCCGCCAATGCTGACTTGGCCAGGGTTTTCCTTAGCATAATCAATTAACTCTTCAATCGTTGCAAAGGAACCTCCTGCCTTAACCTGGATGGTTGCCGTATCAGCTTGAATACGGGCTACCGGAGTGTAGGAGTCCAGGCCATAGGGATTCAGCCCGTTAGCATGGGCTATCGTATAGTTTGAAGTGGGATACAACGTATAGCCATCTGCTGGTTGTTCTTGTACATACATCCCGGCCACCGCCTCTGAAGATCCTTCCATGTTTACCACATTGATCGTCACACCGAGAAGATCCTCCAATTCAGCCGCGATGGCCCTGGCAAAGTTGTCAGTTCCTCCTCCTGCTCCCCAGCCAACGACCATCTCAATTGGGCGTGTAGGATAATCGACTGCAGCAGTGTCTTGTGGCCCTTCAGCTTCTTGATCTCCTTCCTGCTCCACTGACTGTCCGGTTTCAGTTCCACCACAGCCATACAACACCACACTTACCGCCAGCGTCAGAATGAGTAATAGGATCCATTGCTTTTTGAGCATCTTTTCTTTCCCCCTTGTGAGAGATTTTTGATGGGTTGCGTCAAACATGTCATTCAAACCATCCCCTTTCTCCCTGCGGACATCCCTCCTTTCAGTTTTCCTCTGCCTTGAGGATATGGGCGTTAATCTTACCAAAAATGATAACAATCTACTGTTTTAGAATCCACTATATTTTCTATAAATTTAAAAAAGATGATCCCTCTTAAAAGATTTATCGATAGTCGACAAAATAGGGGGACAAACGAGCCACAGCGTCCGGATGATTCACTATCATGCTTGTTTGGCCCCCTTCACATCAATCACTCTTCATTTAGTTATTAACCTTCTGACCATTGTAGACCTTGACGATATTTTTTTCAGCCAGTTCCTTAATTTTCTTTTCTTCCAAACCAACATATTTAGTCAAAATCTCTTCCGTATGCTGGCCAAGGAGCGGTGGATGATCTTTAATCTCACCCGGTGTGTCAGACAATTTAACTGGTATGCCTGTCATTTTGACTTTCCCGGCAGTTGGGTGTTCAACTTCAACCAGTTGTTCACGGGCAAGGACATGGGGATCGGTAAATATTTCGCTTAATTTGAGAACAGGTCCAGCAGGAATACCCGCTTCCTCAAACGCCTCCACCCATTCCTTGCTTGTTCTTTTCAGGAAGATGTTCTGCAGATATGGAATGAGTTCCTCCCGGTGGCGCACCCGGTCAGCATTGGTTTTATACTTGGGGTGATCAATTAACTCCTCTTCCCCGATCACTTGGCAGAACTTGGCCCATAAGGAGTCATTGCCAACAGCCACGTTAAAATATCCATCAGCCGATTCAAATAATTGATAAGGGACGATATTGGGATGCGCCCCTCCTTGAGGCTCAGGATCCTTGCCGCTGGCAAAATAATTCCCAGCGAGATAGGTTTGCCAGGAAATCATTGTATCGAGTAAGGAAACATCAATCCATTGCCCCTGACCTGTTTTCTCACGGGCAATTAAGGCACTCTGAATCCCGATTACAGCCCACATTCCTGTGCCAATATCAGCGATTGAAAAACCGGCTTTAACGGGAGGGCGTCCAGGCTCTCCAGTGACGCTCGTTAGTCCGCCCACGCCTTGAGCGATGACATCATAACCTGGTTTGTTCCGGTAGGGACCTGTTTGCCCATATCCTGAAATGGAAGCCAGGATGATGCGGGGATTAACTTCCTTCAGTACATCATAGCCAATCTTCAAACGATCAAGGGTACCAGGGCGGAAGTTTTCGACAACAACATCTGCTTCTTTTACCATTTTTAGAAATATCTCCCGCCCTTCTTCTGTTTTCAGATTGAGCACGATGCTTTTTTTATTTCGGTTAACACTCAGAAAATAAGCGCTTTCCTCAACGACAAATGGCGGCCCCCACCCGCGGGTATCATCACCGTTTGGGGGCTCAACCTTAATCACTTCTGCTCCCAGATCAGCAAGGGTCATCGTGCAATAAGGGCCGCTCAATATTCGGGATAAATCAATAACTCTAATTCCATCCAAGGGTCTCATGGTTGTTCACTCCTCACTCTTTTATCTGTTCCTCGGTGTATAACTTGCCTCTTTCGATATAATGAGAAGCACCTTCTTGTACTCTCTTCATATTTTCCTCCGACAGTTTGCGTAATGGCTTGGCAGGAACTCCTGCAACAAGCATTCCCGGCTCAATCACCTTCCCCTCGGGTACAACTGCGCCCGCAGCAATAAGGGCTCCTTTTCCGATGACCGCCCCATTTAAAATGGTCGCTCCCATCCCGATCAAAGCCCCATCTTCAACGGTACAGCCATGTAAGATTACATTATGCCCCACTGTCACGTTATCTCCTACCTTCACCGGATAGCCTGGATCTACGTGAACGATGGTCCCGTCCTGGATATTGGATCCTTTTCCAATGATAATAGGAGCATTATCTCCGCGGAGGACCGCATTAAACCAAATAGTTGAATCCTCCCCTACGGTGATGTCTCCGATCAGTTTTGCTCCTGGCGCAATGTAAGCGGACGGATGTAACTGAGGGGTTTTTCCTTTAAATGAGTAAAGCATATGCCAACTCCCTTTCTATACTTCTTTAAAGTTAGGTTTTCTTTTCTCCAAGAAGGCACGGACGCCTTCTTTGTAATCATCCGACTCGAACGAGTCTAAAATCATCTGGGCAATCTCAGGTGATTCATCCTGAGCCCCGTTTAAAATTTCATGGATAATACGTTTGGATCCTTTAATGGAGCGCTGGGCCCTTTCTGTTAACGTCTTGGCATACTCATACGTTTTTTCCACAATCTCATCATCGGCATAAACCCGTTCGACTAAACCATACTCATACGCTTCTTTGGCATCCAGCAGACGTCCGGAGAACAAGATGTCCTTGGCACGTGCCGGCCCAACAAGGTCGACCAGATTTTTCGTTGGAGATAAATTGTAGACAATTCCCAACTTGGCCGGTGTAATTCCAAACAGCCCCGTTTCTGAGCTGAAACGCATATCGCAAGCGAGCGCCAGTTCCAACCCTCCACCAACACAATATTTCTGGATCATTGCGATCGTAGGCTTTGGAAAATGGATCAGTTTTTCTTCAACAGCAAGCACACTGTCATTATAGGTTTTGGCCCCTTCAGCCGTATAACGTACAGTTTTAAACTCACTGATATCTGCTCCGGCTGCAAAGGCGGTTTCATCAACACCGCGAATGATCAAAACTTTTACTTCCCTATCTTCTTGCAATTCTTCCAATGCGTCCCCAATCATGTTCCACATCCCTAGATAGAACGCATTGCGCTTTTCTGGACGATTAAAATAAAGAGTGGCAATTCCTTCTTTTTTTTCATAGAAAACATCGGGCTTTGACTCTACTTTTGGCATTCTATTTCCTCCTTTAGACTAATGTTCTATATATAATAAAAACTAAAAAATTGATAATCATGTCCTAAATAGGATTAGATCACCTCATCCTTTTTCAAACGTGCAATTTCTTCCCCTGAAAAATTCAATTCTTTAAGCACTTCTTCGGTATGTTGTCCAAGGGTAGGGGCAGGACGGTGAATCGTTCCTGGGGTTCCGGACAGTTTAGCCGGAATGCCAAGCATTTTAATGGTCCCTGCCACCGGATGTTCCACCTCTTCTACCATATTGCGGGACAGGATATGCTCATTATTTAAGGTTTGATCATAGGTGAGAATTGGTCCGCCAGGTACTCCGGCTTGCTCCATTTTAGTGACCCAATACTCAGTGGTCTCATTCACGAAGATCTCTTCAATTAATTTCTCTAATTCGTCCACATGTTTTTGGCGGTCCTGATTCGTGACAAAGCGCGGATCCTCAATCCATTCCGGCTTATTCACCACAAGCTTGCAAAAATTTTCCCATGTTCTCTGATTGGCTGCTCCTACCAATACATACCCGTCTTTCGTTTTGATTCCTTGATAAGGTGCGCTGACCCGATGACGTGTCCCGGTGCGCTGGGGCACTTCTCCAGCTCCGAAATAAGCTGCAGCTTCCCAGATGGTCCAGGCCAGGCCAGATTCAACCAATGAGACATCAATATATTGTCCCTGGCCTGTCTCCAGCTTATGGATATATGCGGCCAAAATATTGTATACCGCCGTCATGGACGCAGCGATATCATGTATGGCAATCCCCACCTTACAAGGCCCTCCATCCTTTTCACCGGTCATGCTCATAATACCTGACATCCCCTGCGCCATGATGTCAAATCCGCCCTTATGGCTGTAAGGACCTGTTTGTCCGTAACCGGATATGGAGCAATAGATCAGTCCCGGATTAATTTTCCTAAGAGTGTCATAATCAATACCCAGCTTTTTTGTCACGCCTGGCCGAAAATTTTCGACAAACACATCAGCTGTCTCTACCAATTTGAGTAAAATTTCTTTCCCTTGTTCTTTTTTTAAATTAAGCCGGATTCCTTTTTTGTTCCGGTTAATCATCATATAACAATAACTTTCTCCGTTGACATAGGGGCCCATGTCCCGGGTATCGTCACCTTTTGGATATTTTTCTACTTTGATCACTTCTGCACCCAGATCACCAAGTACCATTGTGCAATAGGGCCCAGCCATGACCTGAGTTACGTCGACAATCTTCATCTTGTGTAACGCTTTCAACTGTTCCCCTCCTTTGATCTAGAATCTGTCGAAAATCATAATCTGTTGTTTTTAATTATAAACATTTTAATCTTTCGCTTTCAACATAATGTTAAGATAATTAGAAACAAATTTCCCAGTCCATTTTATTTTGTAAGGTCACGTCTCCTTTGACAGAAAGACAATCCAGATTCTTCATATTACCAGTCTCTTTTTACAGTTTGGTTTTATCATATAGTGTTTTATTTTACTCAACTTATTAAAACCTATTACAAAGCTGACCTACCTCTAGCAAAACTAAACTGGATTATTACTTACAAAATGTTTACACTGAGAGCTTTTTTCTGAAAAATTCTTTACATCACACATTTGTTATTATATAATATTCTTAAATTTTACAAAGTATACGATATTATAAAACATAGTTTTTGTTTTTGATTTCTGGTTAACCCCACATTTAGCCGACTCACTATTTTTTGCTGGGGCGGGATATGTAAGCGCTATATTCACATGTTTATCATTTCATTACAACACAACATAGAAAAGAAAGGGGTCATCTTAATGTCTAGACACAATAAGCCAACTATGGGGCTAACCCTTGGTGAAGCACCAGGAATTGGCCCTGAACTTGTGGTCAAGGCCTTACAAGATGATGAAATCAAAGCTTTAGCAACATGGGTGATCATTGGAGATGAACGTGTACTGCATCAGGGAGAGGCCATTGCCAAGCTGTCATTACCATACCAAAAAGCTTCATCTATTGATGAGGTTAACGATTCCCATCCGGTATGGCTAATCGATTTAGGAAATCTTGATCCTCAATCTTATGAATTAGGTGTCCTCTCTATCCACTCCGGAAAAATAACTGGAGAAACCTTGATTTTTGCCCTTGAATTAGCCAAAACGCAAAAGCTGGATGGAGTGGTTTATGCACCGCTTAATAAAGAGGCATTGCACAAGGGAGGATTTCATTTTCAGGACGAAATCCATTTTTTTGCCGACCTGCTAAACTGTCAGGAAGGATTTGGCGAAATTAACGTCATGGATACTTTATGGGTCACTCGCGTCACTTCTCATGTTCCCTTAAAAGAGGTGAGTGCTTTAGTCACCAAGGAAAATGTTTTAAAGACGATTCAATTTGCAGATGAAAACCTAAGAAAAGCCGGATACCAAAAACCAAAAATTTGCGTTGCAGCCTTGAATCCTCATGCAGGCGATGGCGGGCTGCTTGGAACTGAAGAAATAGAAGAAATTATTCCTGCTGTGGAAGAAGCCAAGGATAAAGGCATTGAGGTGAACGGTCCCTTTCCTGCTGATACGATTCTTTTACGTCGTGACACAGATCCATTTGACTGTTTGGTCGGGATGTATCATGACCAGGCTCAAATTGGTATGAAATTACTTGGATTTAACCGCGGCGTAACGATCAGCGGAGGTTTACCCGTCGTCTTAACCACACCGGCTCATGGTACTGCCTTTGATATTGCCGGACAGGGGATAGCTGATCCTCAACCCATGAAGGTAGCAATGAAATTAGGTGTCCGTCTCTCACAAAATTTAAATTAATGCATCATTGTTAGTCGTTTATTATTCAATATTTACTATATTTTAATATTCCAATATTCTAACGAAAGGATGAGTTTAATCATGAGTAAAAAATTGTACCTCCTAATCAGTATTCTTGTAGTTTTCAGCTTAGCTCTTATGGCCTGTAGTTCCGACAGCACGACCCAATCAACAGACGAAGCGGGAAATGGACAGGAAAATGGACAAGCTAACGAGTCTGCCAATAATGCTAGTGATTATCCTAGCCGCACAATTGAAATCTATGTTGGACATGGAGCAGGGGGAGGAACAGATATTTTTGCCCGCACGATTGGTGAACTGCTAGAAGATATCTTAGGTGTTAATATTAATGTCGTTAATCTTGAAGGTGCAGGTGGAGTTATAGCCAAAGAACATGTGGCTAATCAACCGGCAGACGGATATACCATTGCAGCCATCTCCTCCTTCCCTGTCAGTACAGCTCTAGGGACCAACCCAGCAGGATTGGATGTACTCACTCCTATCGCTCGTGTACAAGCTGATACGTACACCATTATGGTAAGATCTGATCAGTTTGAAGACTTGGATGAGTTCCTGAAGTACGCCGAAGAAAACCCGGGCCAAGTTCGAATTGGCGGTGTAAGTACCGGAAGCATGGATGAAATTAATGCAGCAAGGTTTATAGATGCTACTGGCCTTGATATGGCTTACGTTCCCTTTGATGGTTCAGGTGACATGCAAGCAGCTTTACTTGGCGGCCATGTTGAA
The Caldalkalibacillus uzonensis genome window above contains:
- a CDS encoding sigma 54-interacting transcriptional regulator — its product is MASIVIIAPFEELAQTANKACETLGKEIPIITCSVDEAVTRAKEAERNGAEVIISRGTAAWKISEANLSIPVVSIPISGYDLLRAYVQATALGGRIGIADTEEVLRGVESLEAIFNCKIKKYTIYSLEDVESAVEALLQEGIDVLIGKSVYVNRVKSVKGRPISTVILSSGIESIIQAICEAEQLISVRRKEVAQTEQLQTVLDFITEGVIAIDQQGAVTVFNPAAERLLNLSAQSVKGRPIDKVLPSFKMTEVLQSGEERLNQIIDMHPLKLIGHLVPIHFNMNVIGVLCTFNELSQFQKQEQEIRQKLYHKGHVTRYQLRDVVGQSPVFQQTLNKVKKYAGVDSTVLVTGETGVGKEVLAHLIHSLSPRSRGPFVAVNCAAIPEQLLESELFGYVEGAFTGARKKGKAGYFELAHRGTIFLDEIGELDETLQVRLLRVLQERQVMRLGDERVVPVDVRVIAASNRNLEDMVAEGRFRADLFYRINVLRIDVPPLRERKEDFPLLCEHLIKELRPYVRRQIKGIEKKAMDLMKQYEWPGNIRELRNFIERAMILSQHDWIDLETVLEAGGAPFQTLYKKETEKNVPPVDENTVHKPSGQKQLSPGRLRDHEYDQIFRVLKETHYNQTKAAQILGISRTTLWRKLKEAKRNKL
- a CDS encoding tripartite tricarboxylate transporter permease, translated to MFAELLAGLLNVLHPIYLIALFFGVLIGFFGGATPGISGTMLVIILIPITYGMDTTSAFLILTAIYATAVFSGSISAILFRTPGAPEAVATVFDGYPMARRGEAGKALGIAIFSSASGGLIGTLILIFLTPYLAKVALEFAAPEYFALAFLGLTVVAALSNKQVIKGLIGVLFGLFIATIGIDSMSGVQRFTFDMPKLTGGINFIPILIGLFAVSEVLRRAQQDHAIKEQIKKVTSKIPGLNLIKSLTATIGRSSIIGTMIGILPGAGATTAAMMCYSEAVRWSKHPKKFGTGVPEGIAAPESGNNAAAMGAMVPLLALGIPGSATTAVILGAFILHGIQPGPLLITNNSQLVYSIFIGLLLSIIFILVLAKPFIMLFAQVLKIPYYYLGPVILMFCIIGTFAIRNNVFDLWVMFAFGVLGYFLEKAKFPIAPIVLGVVLGPLAEDQFRRAVQMAGGDFLVFFNRPISATLIVLALLSLFYPLIKSLLSRRKRENQTFGA
- a CDS encoding pyridoxal-phosphate-dependent aminotransferase family protein, whose product is MDLAIKFFEEPELKTSDKEKESDSMFGEKMDLRLPGPVQVPREIQRTILRSFDHPMMDYRNEEFQEVLKEASEASKMVFQTENDVYLLCGSGASALETAMVNLVGPADTIVICVIGYFGEYLVGIAEHIGAKVIRIDAPWGQIIDPEDVRRTLDANPEVKAVFVTHCETSTGAINDIQSIGAIVKNYDAVLVVDAVSSIVGTPLYMDDWHLDVVATGGQKALMLPPGIALVTVSEKAWRVMDQHQCPSFYLDLKKYRDLLPGGHTPYTPNIALVNGLLQSCKMIAEEGIENAYKRHACLREMTRAGVRALGLPLLVEDHAASPTLTSVIFDRYDANEFRKMLRQTFHVAVGGGLGQLKGKLLRLGHMGYTDTADVLKMLSTLELGLHVIGYDVKFGTAVEAAQRYWADHHYEKVENPFAQV
- a CDS encoding enoyl-CoA hydratase-related protein, coding for MPKVESKPDVFYEKKEGIATLYFNRPEKRNAFYLGMWNMIGDALEELQEDREVKVLIIRGVDETAFAAGADISEFKTVRYTAEGAKTYNDSVLAVEEKLIHFPKPTIAMIQKYCVGGGLELALACDMRFSSETGLFGITPAKLGIVYNLSPTKNLVDLVGPARAKDILFSGRLLDAKEAYEYGLVERVYADDEIVEKTYEYAKTLTERAQRSIKGSKRIIHEILNGAQDESPEIAQMILDSFESDDYKEGVRAFLEKRKPNFKEV
- a CDS encoding tripartite tricarboxylate transporter TctB family protein; amino-acid sequence: MKSNLVIAIVTIVFSFFFLIQAIQIPDSRAQTAVPPNFWPTFILSLMLVLGIILLAKTLIEARMQKRESGQTETEQTVEEEEHVSVYEPELKYPFRLWAIILSLTVFIITLPYLGFILASLLFILVVSWVMGVKKWIPLLGASVISTAVFVFIFTKLLHLPLPRGVGFFRELSLFFY
- a CDS encoding gamma carbonic anhydrase family protein; its protein translation is MLYSFKGKTPQLHPSAYIAPGAKLIGDITVGEDSTIWFNAVLRGDNAPIIIGKGSNIQDGTIVHVDPGYPVKVGDNVTVGHNVILHGCTVEDGALIGMGATILNGAVIGKGALIAAGAVVPEGKVIEPGMLVAGVPAKPLRKLSEENMKRVQEGASHYIERGKLYTEEQIKE
- a CDS encoding CaiB/BaiF CoA transferase family protein, whose amino-acid sequence is MRPLDGIRVIDLSRILSGPYCTMTLADLGAEVIKVEPPNGDDTRGWGPPFVVEESAYFLSVNRNKKSIVLNLKTEEGREIFLKMVKEADVVVENFRPGTLDRLKIGYDVLKEVNPRIILASISGYGQTGPYRNKPGYDVIAQGVGGLTSVTGEPGRPPVKAGFSIADIGTGMWAVIGIQSALIAREKTGQGQWIDVSLLDTMISWQTYLAGNYFASGKDPEPQGGAHPNIVPYQLFESADGYFNVAVGNDSLWAKFCQVIGEEELIDHPKYKTNADRVRHREELIPYLQNIFLKRTSKEWVEAFEEAGIPAGPVLKLSEIFTDPHVLAREQLVEVEHPTAGKVKMTGIPVKLSDTPGEIKDHPPLLGQHTEEILTKYVGLEEKKIKELAEKNIVKVYNGQKVNN
- a CDS encoding tripartite tricarboxylate transporter substrate binding protein gives rise to the protein MLKKQWILLLILTLAVSVVLYGCGGTETGQSVEQEGDQEAEGPQDTAAVDYPTRPIEMVVGWGAGGGTDNFARAIAAELEDLLGVTINVVNMEGSSEAVAGMYVQEQPADGYTLYPTSNYTIAHANGLNPYGLDSYTPVARIQADTATIQVKAGGSFATIEELIDYAKENPGQVSIGGTGAGAFDELTVRRFEQEAGIELNYVPFEGAGEMHAALLGGHIDAQFEEFGPTIDYIRTEEIIPLVVFAEERVDEFPDIPTTVEIGINLTDGLSRGIMVHGDTPQEIVEILEKALEEAKDRPGYKEYEQNSFLHLREGWLNAEDYRALLAEQIETYTEIIKSLEE